GCCGCCAGCCGCCGTTTCTACCAGGCGGTGTTCGACACCATCGGCATCCCGGTGGCCGGTGAGGGCGATGACTACTTCTGGGCCGACGAGCTGTTCATTTCCAGCGCCAGCAGCGAGGCCGCAGCCGGCCAGCTGACCGGACGCCACCACCTCGCGTTCCAGGCCCGCGACACTGCCACCGTCGATGCCTTCCACAGCGCCGCGATTGCCGCCGGCGGCATCGACAACGGCGCGCCCGGCGAACGCCCCTACCACCCGGGCTACTACGGTGCGTTCGTGCTCGATCCCGACGGCAACAACATTGAAGTGGTCTACCACGGCCCGGCCAACTACAGCGCCGACTCGGTGAAGGTCACTTTCTGATATCACCGAAGCCGTGAACGAAGGAGCCGGGCAATGCCCGGCCTCTCTGCTTCCAACGATGCTGCCCTCAGTGGGCCGCCATGTAGATGTCCTGCAGCACGGCCTTTTCCAGTTCCAGCTCGCCCAGCAGGTTCTTCACGATGTCGCCCAGGCTGAGGATGCCGACCAGGCGGGCGCCTTCAGTGACCATCAGATGGCGACGCCGCGAGTACGTCATCAGCGACATGGCCTGCTTCAGGGTGGCCTCCGGCGCGATACCTTCCAGGCCGGTGGTCGGCACGCTGGAAATCACCCGACGGCCAGCCTGAGGGCCGTCGTCGGCCAGCGTGCGCACGATGTCCTTTTCGGAAATGATGCCCACCGGGGCATCGTCCTTCATCACCACCAGCGCAGCGATCCTGTTCGCGCTCATCTTGTGGGCGGCGGCACCGATGGTGTCTTCGGCGTCGATGGTGATGACAGCTTCTTTCTTGGATTGCAGGAGTTCGCGGACGTTCATTCTTGTTTCCTGGTGCAGGTCACTGAAGTCAAAAAAGTGTGCTCTTCCGATACGCCCCCTCCCCGGGAACAGACCTTTCAGCGCACGTCTGGCGCACCCGGCTGCCGGTGGAATGCATCGACAGGCGACGTGCTGCAACGCGAACGAGGCGGGTTCAACAGCACAGCCCGTATCTCGGTCAAATCGATTCTACGACTGCGTCCCTCGGTCGCTACCGGCATCGATGGGACAGTCCGTCGTGGGAACCAACCGACGATCCAGAGAATGGCACCGTGGCTGAAACCGCCGCTGAATACTGGCGGTGCCACGCGTTAAAGATTGAGTGCGTCCTGCCGAACGCGGACAGAACACCCGGCGGCTGTCCCACTTGCCACCGCTACCGACGCAAACGAAAGGGGCCCACGCGGGGCCCCTTCGCTTGCAGCATCCAAACAAGCCGACGGGTGTTACTCCACCGTCACGCTCTTGGCCAGGTTGCGCGGCTTGTCCACGTCGGTGCCACGTGCCAGCGCGGTGTGGTACGCCAGCAACTGGACCGGAATGGTGTGCACGATCGGGCTGAGCACGCCGGCATGGCGCGGCGTGCGGATCACATGCACGCCTTCGGACGCGTTGAAGTTGCTGTCCTGGTCGGCGAACACGAACAGTTCACCGCCACGCGCACGCACTTCCTGCATGTTCGACTTCACCTTTTCCAGCAGGCTGTCGTTGGGCGCGATCACCACCACCGGCATGTCCTCGTCCACCAGCGCCAGCGGGCCATGCTTCAGCTCGCCCGCCGGGTAGGCCTCGGCGTGGATGTAGGAGATTTCCTTGAGCTTGAGCGCGCCTTCCAGCGCGATCGGGTAGTGCAGGCCACGACCCAGGAACAGCGCGCTGCTCTTGCGCGCGAAGCGCTCGGCCCAGGCAGCGATCTGCGGCTCCATGTTCAATGCATGCTGCACGCTGCCCGGCAGGAAGCGCAGCTGCTCCAGGTAGTCCGCTTCCTGCGCCGCGTCGATGCGGCCATGCAGCTTGCCCAGCACCATGGTCAGCTGGAACAGTGCCGCCAGCTGGGTGGTGAATGCCTTCGTCGAGGCCACGCCGATCTCGGCACCGGCACGGGTGTAGCAGACCAGTTCGCTGGCGCGCGGAATCGCACTTTCCGGCACGTTGCAGATCGACAGCGTGTGCTTGTGGCCGAGCGACTTGGCGTACTTCAGCGCTTCCATCGTATCCAGCGTTTCGCCGGACTGGGAAATGGTGACGATCAGGTGCTTCGGGTTGGCAAACGCGGCGCGATACCGGTATTCGCTGGCGATTTCCACGCTGCACGGCAGGCCGGCGATGGCCTCGATCCAGTAGCGCGCGGTCAGGCCGGAGTAATAGCTGGTACCGCAGGCGATGATCTGCACGCCCTCGATGCCCGACAGCACGGCCTCGGCGTTCTTGCCGAACAGCTCGGCCGGGAAACCACCGGCATCGATCGCCGCCTCGATGGTGTCGCCCAGCGCACGCGGCTGCTCGTGGATTTCCTTCTGCATGAAGTGGCGGTACGGGCCCAGCTCCAGCGATGCCAGCGACACGTCGGACAGATGCACGTCGCGCTCGACCGGCTGGTCGTGCTCGTCGAAGATGCGCACGCCGTCACGCCGGATTTCGGCGGTGTCACCCTCTTCCAGGAAGATCACCTTGCGCGTGGCCGAGATCACGGCCGAGACGTCCGAGGCGACGAAGTTCTCGCCTTCGCCCAGGCCGATCAGCAGCGGGCAGCCCATGCGCGCACAGACGAAGCGCTCCGGCTCGGCGCGGCTGACCACGGCCAGCGCGTAGGCACCGGTCAGTTCCTTCACCGTGTGCTGCAGCGCCACCAGCAGGTCGTCGCCGCTCTTCAGGTGATGGTGGATCAGGTGCGCGATGACTTCGGTATCGGTCTGCGACTCGAACGTGTAGCCCATCGCGCGCAGCTTCTCGCGCTGCTCTTCGTGGTTCTCGATGATGCCGTTGTGCACCAGCGCCACGCCCTGGCTGATATGCGGATGCGCATTGGCCTCGGTGACACCACCGTGGGTGGCCCAGCGGGTATGGCCGATGCCCAGCACCGCGTTGAAGCCCTCGGCCTCGGCCGCCGTGGCCATTTCCGACACTCGGCCGGTACGACGCACGCGACGCACCTCCGACCGCTCGGCATGGTCGATCACCGCGATACCCGAGGAATCGTAACCACGGTACTCAAGGCGCTTCAGACCCTCGATCAGCACCGGCACCACGTCGCGATCGGCGATCGCACCCACGATTCCACACATGTCACGCGTTTCCTTGAAGACGATCGCGGCATTCTAGCGTGCGTGTCCGCCTTCCCCCTCCTGTCCGCTTAATGAAAGTGTCCGGAAAGGTGTCCGCGGACACCCGGACACTTCACATAACAGCCCAACTCATTGACCCATAAGGAATTAAAGTTGGCACGCTACGTGCTTGGTACTGGCTACCACCGTCAGGCACGCACCCGATGATCCGCGACACTTCCGCCCAGGACCAGATCGTTTCCTCCGCCCCGGCCAGCGCCCCGCGCGCCAACTGGCTCCGTTACCGTTGGCCAGCGCTGGGCACGATCGCCCTGCTCGCCGGCATCGGCTGGGCCGTGCACGCCTGGTCCAACGCCAGCCGCTCCTTCGACAGCAGCCGCGTGCGCATCGCCGAAGTGAAGCGTGGCGATCTGGTCCGTGACATCGCCGCCGATGGCCGCGTGATCGCCGCCAACAGCCCGATCCTGTATGCCATCTCCGCGGGCACCGTGGACCTGAAGGTGGTCGCCGGCGATGTGGTGAAGAAGGGGCAGGAGCTGGCGATCATCGACAGCCCCGAACTGCGCAGCAAGCTGGCCCAGGAACAGGCCACCCTGGCCGGCCTGGAAGCCGAGGCCAGCCGTGCCGCGCTGGACGCCACCCTCGCCCGCGCCAAGTCGCGCAAGGAAACCGACCAGGCCACCATCGAACGGCAGGCCGCCGACCGCGACCTGCAGCGCTACCAGCGCGGCTACGACGGCGGCGCGGTGCCGCAGATCGACCTGGCCAAGGCCAAGGACTCGCTGAAGAAGGCCGACATCACCCTGGCCAACGCCACCACCGATGCCCGCCTGCAGAGCCAGGGCGCAGACCTGGATGCCCGCAACAAGCGCCTGCTGGCCGATCGCCAGAAGGCCGTGGTGGCCGAAGTGCAGCGCCAGGTCGATGCACTGACCCTGCGTGCACCGTTCGACGGCCAGGTCGGCCAGGTGCAGGCGGTCCAGTCCACCAATCTGGCCGCCAACGCGCCGGTGCTGGGCGTGGTCGATCTGTCCAAGTTCGAGGTCGAGATCAAGGTGCCGGAAAGCTTCGCCCGCGACCTGGCGATCGGCATGCCGGCACAGCTGACCGGCGGCAACGGCCAGCCGTTCCCGGGCGAGATCAGCGCAGTGTCGCCCGAAGTGGTCAACGGCGAGGTCACCGCCCGCGTGCGCTTCGCCAGCGCGCAGCCGGAAGGCCTGCGCCAAAGCCAGCGGATGTCGGTGCGCGTGCTGCTCGATACCCGCAGGAACGTGCTGAAGGTCGAGCGCGGCCCGTTCGTCGAACAGGGCAATGGCGTGGCCTACGTGATGGATGGCCGCACCGCCGTGCGGCGTCCGGTGGAACTGGGCGTCAGCAGCCTGGGCGAAGTGGAAATCAAGTCGGGCGTGCAGCCAGGCGACCGCATCGTGGTCTCCGGCAGCGACCTGTTCAAGGACGCCGAACGCGTCTCCGTCAACTGATACCTGATACCTGAATCCTGGAGAGAGGACACCCCATGTACATGCTCGAAATGCGTTCGGTCGCCAAGGTCTTCCGCACCGAACAGGTGGAAACCCACGCGTTGCGCTCACTGGAACTGCAGGTCAAGGAAGGCGAGTTCGTCGCCGTCACCGGCCCGTCCGGCTCCGGCAAGACCACCTTCCTCAACATCGCCGGCCTGCTGGAAACCTTCACCAGCGGCACCTACATGCTCGACGGCCAGGATGTGAGCACACTGGGCGACGATGCCCGCAGCCGCCTGCGCAACCAGAAGATCGGCTTCATCTTCCAGGGCTTCAACCTGATCCCCGACCTGAACCTGTTCGACAACGTCGACGTGCCGCTGCGCTATCGGAAGATGAGCGCCAACGAGCGCCGCGAACGCATCGAGAAGGCGCTGACCCAGGTCGGCCTCGGCTCGCGCATGAAGCACTACCCGAACGAGCTGTCCGGCGGCCAGCAGCAGCGCGCGGCGATCGCACGCGCCCTGGCTGGCAGCCCGCGCCTGCTGCTGGCCGACGAACCGACCGGCAACCTGGATACGCAGATGGCCCGCGGTGTGATGGAACTGCTGGAGGAAATCAACGCCGCCGGCACCACCATCGTGATGGTCACCCACGACCCGGAACTGGCCGCACGCGCGCAGCGCAACGTGCACATCGTCGATGGCCAGGTCACCGACCTGGTGCGCGAGCCGGTGCTGGCCACGCCGCCGCGCCACATCGTCGCCGTCAACGAGTGAGGGCCCGACCATGTTCGCCTACTACGCCCGATTGGCGGCGCGCAGTTTCCGCCGCAACAAGGTCCTGACCGCGCTCATGGTGATCGCCATCGCGCTCGGCATCGGCGCCTCGATGACCACCCTGACCGTGTTCCACGTCCTGTCCGGCAACCCCATTCCGGACAAGAGCGAGCGCCTGTTCTACGCGCAGATCGACCCACGGCCCCGCAACGGCTTCGGCCTTGAGGAGGAACCGGAAGAGCAGATGACGCGCTATGACGCCGAAACGCTGCTGCGCGAAGCGAAAGCCGAGCGCCAGGTGATGATGACTGCCGGTGATGCAACGATCGAACCGGACAACAGTACGCTCAAGCCGTTCTCGATCGATACGCGCTGGACCTCGGCCGACTTCTTCCCGATGTTCAACGTGCCCATGCAATACGGACGGCCGTGGACCCGCGAGGACGACAACGGGCGGGCCCGCGTGGCCGTCATCTCCAAGGCGCTCAACGAGAAGCTGTTCCAGGGCGCGAACAGCGTCGGTCGCGAAATCCGGCTCGAGGGCAATGCGCTGCGCATCGTCGGCGTCATGAATGCCTGGAACCCGGAGCCACACTTCTTCGACCTCACCACCGGCGCGTTCGGCAAGGAAGAGGATCTGCTGGCGCCGATCTCCACCTCGTTCGATCTCCAGCTGGGCAGCAATGGCAACATGAACTGCTTCGGTGAAAATCCCGACGGCGCCAACAGCTACTCCGTCAACGCGCCCTGCGCCTACCTGCAGTACTGGGCAGAGATGGATCCGTCCAAGGCCGGCGACTACCGGCGCTATCTGGAGAACTACTCCAGCCTGCAGCGCCAGGCCGGCCGCTTCGAACGCCCGGTCAACGTCCGCCTGCGCAACGTGATGGAGTGGTTGGACTTCAAGGGCGCGGTACCCAGCGACGTGCGGCTGCAGCTGTGGCTGGCCCTGGGCTTCCTCGGCGTCTGCCTGGTCAACACGGTCGGCCTGCTGCTGGCCAAGTTCCTGCGCCGCAGCGGCGAGATCGGTGTGCGCCGCGCGCTGGGCGCCAGCCGCGGCCAGATCTTCCTGCAGTGCCTGGTCGAAGCCGGTGCCGTGGGTGTGGTCGGCGGCGTGCTCGGCATCGGACTGGCCCTGCTGGGGCTGTACGCGGTCCGCCAGCAGCCCGTCAGCTACGCGCAGCTGGCCCACCTGGATGGCAGCATGCTGGTGCTCGCGCTGGGGCTGACGCTGCTCGCCAGCCTCGCCGCCGGCTTCCTGCCCGCCTGGCGCGCGATGCAGGTCACTCCCGCCATCCAGCTCAAGTCGCAGTAAGCACGAGAACGAGGACCTCCCATGGACATCCGCCCCATCCTCAGCACCCTGCGCCGGCACAAGACCGCTGCCGCGCTGATCGTGCTTGAAATCGCCCTGACCTGCGCCATCGTCTGCAATGCCCTGTTCCTGGTCAGCCAGCGCGTGGAGCGCATCAGCCGGACCAGCGGCATGGCCGAAAACGAGCTGGTCCTGGTCCGCGTGACCGGCGTCGGCAAGCAGACCGATGCCGCCGCCCGCACCCGCGAGGATCTGGCGTCGCTGCGCGCCATCCCCGGGGTCACTGCGGTCAGCGTGATCAACCAGGTGCCGTTCCGCAACAGCTCGTCCAACACCAGCATCTCGCGCGAAATGAACCAGGAACGGCCGACGGCCAGCGTCGGCATGTACACGTTCTCCGAAGATGCCTTGCGCACGCTGGGCCTCAACCTGGTTGCCGGCCGCGACTTCCAGCCGGCCGAGTACTTCGACTTCGACAACCTGAGCAAGGCCAACGGCACGCCGGTGATCCTCAGCCAGGCCGCCGCGCACAAGATGGCGCCGGACGGCAATGCGCTGGGCAAGACGTACTACATGGGCAAGCAGACGGTGAACGTGGTCGGCATCGTCGATACGCTGGCCACGCCCAATGGCTGGGGCAACAACTGGGATGACACCATGATCATGCCGGTGCGCCGCGTCTTCGGCGATGGTATCTACATGCTGCGCACCGATCCTGCGCGCCGCGATGAGGTGCTCAAGGCCGCACTGTCCGCCCTGGACCGCAACGACCCCAACCGCCTGATCCGCGAGAAGCAGTCGTTCACCGACCAGCGCGAGGACTTCTTCAAGAACGACCGGGCAATGGTCGGCCTGCTGATCACCGTCTGCGTAGCGCTGCTGGTGGTTACTGCGCTCGGCATCGTCGGGCTTGCCAGCTTCTGGGTGCAGCAGCGCAGCAAGCAGATCGGCATCCGCCGCGCACTCGGCGCCACCCGTGGCCAGATCCTGCGCTACTTCCAGACCGAGAACTTCCTGCTGGCCACGTTGGGCATCGTGCTGGGCATGCTGGCCGCCTACGCGATCAACCTGGCACTGATGAACCTGTACGAGCTGCCGCGCATGCCGCTGCTGTACCTGCCGCTGGGCGCCCTGCTGCTGTGGACGCTGGGCCAGGTCGCGGTGTTCGGCCCGGCGCGCCGCGCTGCGGCGGTCCCCCCCGCAGTCGCCACGCGCGGAGCCTGAGATGCGCACACGTCTGATGACCCTGCTGATGCTCCTCCCACTGCCGGCAGTTGCCGGCGGTGGCAG
This genomic interval from Stenotrophomonas sp. 57 contains the following:
- a CDS encoding VOC family protein; amino-acid sequence: METMELHRGRLIDHIQLVVRDLAASRRFYQAVFDTIGIPVAGEGDDYFWADELFISSASSEAAAGQLTGRHHLAFQARDTATVDAFHSAAIAAGGIDNGAPGERPYHPGYYGAFVLDPDGNNIEVVYHGPANYSADSVKVTF
- a CDS encoding CBS domain-containing protein — encoded protein: MNVRELLQSKKEAVITIDAEDTIGAAAHKMSANRIAALVVMKDDAPVGIISEKDIVRTLADDGPQAGRRVISSVPTTGLEGIAPEATLKQAMSLMTYSRRRHLMVTEGARLVGILSLGDIVKNLLGELELEKAVLQDIYMAAH
- the glmS gene encoding glutamine--fructose-6-phosphate transaminase (isomerizing); this encodes MCGIVGAIADRDVVPVLIEGLKRLEYRGYDSSGIAVIDHAERSEVRRVRRTGRVSEMATAAEAEGFNAVLGIGHTRWATHGGVTEANAHPHISQGVALVHNGIIENHEEQREKLRAMGYTFESQTDTEVIAHLIHHHLKSGDDLLVALQHTVKELTGAYALAVVSRAEPERFVCARMGCPLLIGLGEGENFVASDVSAVISATRKVIFLEEGDTAEIRRDGVRIFDEHDQPVERDVHLSDVSLASLELGPYRHFMQKEIHEQPRALGDTIEAAIDAGGFPAELFGKNAEAVLSGIEGVQIIACGTSYYSGLTARYWIEAIAGLPCSVEIASEYRYRAAFANPKHLIVTISQSGETLDTMEALKYAKSLGHKHTLSICNVPESAIPRASELVCYTRAGAEIGVASTKAFTTQLAALFQLTMVLGKLHGRIDAAQEADYLEQLRFLPGSVQHALNMEPQIAAWAERFARKSSALFLGRGLHYPIALEGALKLKEISYIHAEAYPAGELKHGPLALVDEDMPVVVIAPNDSLLEKVKSNMQEVRARGGELFVFADQDSNFNASEGVHVIRTPRHAGVLSPIVHTIPVQLLAYHTALARGTDVDKPRNLAKSVTVE
- a CDS encoding FtsX-like permease family protein, with amino-acid sequence MDIRPILSTLRRHKTAAALIVLEIALTCAIVCNALFLVSQRVERISRTSGMAENELVLVRVTGVGKQTDAAARTREDLASLRAIPGVTAVSVINQVPFRNSSSNTSISREMNQERPTASVGMYTFSEDALRTLGLNLVAGRDFQPAEYFDFDNLSKANGTPVILSQAAAHKMAPDGNALGKTYYMGKQTVNVVGIVDTLATPNGWGNNWDDTMIMPVRRVFGDGIYMLRTDPARRDEVLKAALSALDRNDPNRLIREKQSFTDQREDFFKNDRAMVGLLITVCVALLVVTALGIVGLASFWVQQRSKQIGIRRALGATRGQILRYFQTENFLLATLGIVLGMLAAYAINLALMNLYELPRMPLLYLPLGALLLWTLGQVAVFGPARRAAAVPPAVATRGA
- a CDS encoding ABC transporter permease translates to MFAYYARLAARSFRRNKVLTALMVIAIALGIGASMTTLTVFHVLSGNPIPDKSERLFYAQIDPRPRNGFGLEEEPEEQMTRYDAETLLREAKAERQVMMTAGDATIEPDNSTLKPFSIDTRWTSADFFPMFNVPMQYGRPWTREDDNGRARVAVISKALNEKLFQGANSVGREIRLEGNALRIVGVMNAWNPEPHFFDLTTGAFGKEEDLLAPISTSFDLQLGSNGNMNCFGENPDGANSYSVNAPCAYLQYWAEMDPSKAGDYRRYLENYSSLQRQAGRFERPVNVRLRNVMEWLDFKGAVPSDVRLQLWLALGFLGVCLVNTVGLLLAKFLRRSGEIGVRRALGASRGQIFLQCLVEAGAVGVVGGVLGIGLALLGLYAVRQQPVSYAQLAHLDGSMLVLALGLTLLASLAAGFLPAWRAMQVTPAIQLKSQ
- a CDS encoding efflux RND transporter periplasmic adaptor subunit, producing MIRDTSAQDQIVSSAPASAPRANWLRYRWPALGTIALLAGIGWAVHAWSNASRSFDSSRVRIAEVKRGDLVRDIAADGRVIAANSPILYAISAGTVDLKVVAGDVVKKGQELAIIDSPELRSKLAQEQATLAGLEAEASRAALDATLARAKSRKETDQATIERQAADRDLQRYQRGYDGGAVPQIDLAKAKDSLKKADITLANATTDARLQSQGADLDARNKRLLADRQKAVVAEVQRQVDALTLRAPFDGQVGQVQAVQSTNLAANAPVLGVVDLSKFEVEIKVPESFARDLAIGMPAQLTGGNGQPFPGEISAVSPEVVNGEVTARVRFASAQPEGLRQSQRMSVRVLLDTRRNVLKVERGPFVEQGNGVAYVMDGRTAVRRPVELGVSSLGEVEIKSGVQPGDRIVVSGSDLFKDAERVSVN
- a CDS encoding ABC transporter ATP-binding protein; the encoded protein is MYMLEMRSVAKVFRTEQVETHALRSLELQVKEGEFVAVTGPSGSGKTTFLNIAGLLETFTSGTYMLDGQDVSTLGDDARSRLRNQKIGFIFQGFNLIPDLNLFDNVDVPLRYRKMSANERRERIEKALTQVGLGSRMKHYPNELSGGQQQRAAIARALAGSPRLLLADEPTGNLDTQMARGVMELLEEINAAGTTIVMVTHDPELAARAQRNVHIVDGQVTDLVREPVLATPPRHIVAVNE